In a single window of the Serratia quinivorans genome:
- the rpmA gene encoding 50S ribosomal protein L27 encodes MAHKKAGGSTRNGRDSEAKRLGVKRFGGEAVLAGSIIVRQRGTKFHAGTNVGCGKDHTLFALKDGKVKFEVKGPSNRKFISIEAE; translated from the coding sequence ATGGCACACAAAAAGGCTGGCGGCTCGACTCGTAACGGTCGCGATTCAGAAGCTAAACGTCTGGGCGTAAAACGCTTTGGCGGCGAAGCAGTACTGGCAGGCAGCATCATCGTTCGTCAGCGCGGCACTAAATTCCACGCTGGTACCAACGTGGGTTGCGGCAAAGACCACACTCTGTTTGCTTTGAAAGACGGTAAAGTCAAATTCGAAGTTAAAGGCCCGAGCAATCGTAAATTTATCAGCATCGAAGCTGAATAA
- the rplU gene encoding 50S ribosomal protein L21, with translation MYAVFQSGGKQHRVSEGQTIRLEKLDIATGEAVEFDQILMIANGEDIKIGVPYVDGGKIKAEVVAHGRGEKIKIVKFRRRKHHRKQQGHRQWFTDVKITGISA, from the coding sequence ATGTACGCGGTTTTCCAAAGTGGTGGTAAACAACACCGAGTAAGCGAAGGTCAAACCATTCGCTTGGAAAAGCTGGACATCGCAACTGGTGAAGCAGTTGAGTTTGACCAGATTCTGATGATCGCTAATGGCGAAGATATCAAAATCGGCGTTCCTTACGTCGATGGCGGTAAGATCAAAGCTGAAGTCGTTGCTCACGGTCGTGGCGAGAAAATTAAGATCGTTAAGTTTCGTCGTCGTAAGCACCATCGTAAGCAGCAGGGCCACCGTCAGTGGTTCACTGACGTTAAAATCACCGGCATCAGCGCTTAA
- the ispB gene encoding Octaprenyl-diphosphate synthase produces MAFIWAVFQVQSEGQLPPCTDVSSDLNAVKRNTAEKNTMNLEQITELTAQDMAAVNATILEQLNSDVTLINQLGYYIISGGGKRIRPMIAVLAARALHYQGDKHITVAALIEFIHTATLLHDDVVDESDMRRGKATANAAFGNAASVLVGDFIYTRAFQMMTSLESLRVLALMSEAVNVIAEGEVLQLMNVNDPDITEESYMRVIYSKTARLFEAAAQSSAILSDASVAEEKALQDYGRYLGTAFQLIDDLLDYSADGSTLGKNTGDDLNEGKPTLPLLHAMHNSEGEQKAMIRGAIEQGNGRHLLEPVLQAMQQCGSLEYTRQRAEEEADKAIAALQVLPESPHRSALEGLAHLAVQRDF; encoded by the coding sequence ATGGCGTTTATCTGGGCCGTTTTTCAAGTACAATCAGAGGGACAGTTACCGCCATGTACCGATGTGAGCAGCGATCTCAACGCGGTGAAGAGAAACACAGCTGAAAAAAATACAATGAACCTAGAGCAAATTACCGAGTTAACCGCGCAAGATATGGCGGCCGTGAACGCAACAATTCTCGAACAGCTGAATTCCGATGTCACGCTCATCAATCAGCTTGGCTATTACATTATCAGTGGTGGCGGTAAACGCATCCGCCCGATGATCGCCGTTCTGGCGGCGCGGGCTTTGCATTATCAGGGTGATAAACACATTACCGTTGCCGCGCTGATCGAATTCATTCACACCGCAACTCTACTGCATGATGACGTAGTGGATGAATCAGATATGCGCCGCGGCAAGGCCACCGCCAATGCCGCCTTCGGCAATGCCGCCAGCGTCCTGGTCGGCGACTTCATCTATACGCGTGCTTTCCAGATGATGACCAGTCTGGAATCGCTGCGCGTGCTGGCACTGATGTCTGAGGCGGTCAACGTGATTGCCGAAGGTGAAGTTCTGCAGTTAATGAACGTCAACGATCCTGACATTACCGAAGAAAGCTACATGCGGGTGATCTACAGCAAAACCGCACGTCTGTTTGAAGCGGCGGCGCAATCTTCGGCGATCCTGTCAGACGCAAGCGTTGCTGAAGAAAAAGCACTGCAGGATTACGGTCGCTATCTCGGCACCGCTTTCCAGTTGATCGACGATCTGCTCGATTACAGTGCCGACGGCAGTACACTGGGTAAAAATACCGGTGACGATCTCAATGAAGGGAAGCCGACATTGCCGCTACTGCACGCCATGCATAACAGCGAAGGCGAGCAGAAAGCCATGATCCGCGGGGCGATCGAACAGGGTAACGGCCGTCATTTGCTGGAACCGGTGTTGCAAGCCATGCAGCAATGCGGCTCACTGGAGTATACCCGCCAACGGGCTGAGGAAGAGGCTGACAAGGCCATTGCCGCCTTGCAGGTTCTACCCGAATCGCCACATCGCTCCGCGCTGGAAGGATTAGCGCACCTTGCGGTCCAACG